A genomic window from Salvelinus sp. IW2-2015 linkage group LG13, ASM291031v2, whole genome shotgun sequence includes:
- the LOC111971469 gene encoding LOW QUALITY PROTEIN: fructose-bisphosphate aldolase A-like (The sequence of the model RefSeq protein was modified relative to this genomic sequence to represent the inferred CDS: inserted 1 base in 1 codon), whose product MPHSFPFLSTEQKKELSDIAQKIVAPGKGILAADESTGSVAKRFQSINAENTEENRRLYRQLLFTADRVEPCIGGVIFFHETLYQKTDDGKLFPQLIKERDMVVGIKVDKGVVPLAGTNGETTTQGLDGLYERCAQYKKDGADFAKWRFVLKITDTXPSELAIKENANVLARYASICQMHGIVPIVEPEILPDGDHDLKRCQYVTEKVLAAVYKALSDHHVYLEGTLLKPNMVTPGHSCSQKYSNQEIAMATVTALRRTVPPAVPGITFLSGGQSEEEASINLNAMNQCPLHRPWAITFSYGRALQASALKAWGGKPENGKACQEEFIKRALNNSKACQGKYVSSGDKGTAGGESLYVANHAY is encoded by the exons ATGCCTCACTCATTCCCATTCCTCTCTACTGAGCAGAAGAAGGAGCTCAGTGATATTGCTCAGAAGATCGTCGCTCCCGGCAAAGGAATCCTTGCTGCCGATGAGTCCACAG GCAGCGTGGCCAAGCGCTTCCAAAGCATCAACGCTGAGAACACTGAGGAGAACCGCCGTCTTTACCGCCAGCTCCTCTTCACGGCCGACCGTGTAGAGCCATGCATCGGCGGAGTCATCTTCTTCCATGAGACCCTGTACCAGAAGACAGACGACGGCAAGCTGTTCCCCCAGCTCATCAAGGAGAGGGACATGGTGGTGGGCATCAAGGTGGACAAAGGTGTCGTCCCCCTGGCCGGGACCAACGGAGAGACCACCACTCAGG gtcTGGATGGGCTGTACGAGCGGTGTGCCCAGTACAAAAAGGACGGAGCTGACTTTGCTAAGTGGCGTTTTGTGCTGAAGATCACTGATA ACCCCTCAGAGCTGGCCATCAAGGAGAATGCCAATGTGCTGGCCCGCTACGCCAGTATCTGCCAGATg CATGGCATCGTGCCCATCGTGGAGCCCGAGATCCTGCCAGACGGAGACCATGACCTGAAGCGCTGCCAGTATGTCactgagaag GTTCTGGCTGCAGTGTATAAGGCTTTGTCTGACCACCATGTGTACCTGGAGGGCACCCTGCTGAAGCCCAACATGGTCACCCCAGGACACTCCTGCTCCCAAAAGTACAGCAACCAGGAGATAGCCATGGCAACTGTCACCGCCCTGCGCCGCACCGTGCCCCCGGCTGTGCCTG GCATCACCTTCCTGTCTGGCGGCCAGTCTGAGGAGGAGGCCTCCATCAACCTGAATGCCATGAACCAGTGTCCCCTTCACCGGCCCTGGGCCATCACCTTCTCCTACGGCCGCGCCCTGCAGGCCTCTGCCCTCAAGGCCTGGGGAGGCAAGCCAGAGAATGGCAAGGCCTGCCAGGAGGAGTTCATCAAGAGAGCCCTG aacaacagcaaggccTGTCAGGGCAAGTATGTTTCCTCTGGAGACAAGGGCACCGCCGGTGGAGAATCCCTCTATGTGGCCAACCACGCCTATTAA